A section of the Malus sylvestris chromosome 17, drMalSylv7.2, whole genome shotgun sequence genome encodes:
- the LOC126612592 gene encoding root phototropism protein 3 produces the protein MMKNPDLEESISFPGKPSQFAAECWFDDACILDMDYFVKTLAGIKAKGVRPDLIGSIITHYASKWLPDLSGDSNISDQKNLTNFSSSPESITGLWMRKRFFVETLVGVLPPEKDSIPCNFLLRLLRTANMVAVEPAYRAELEKRISWQLDQASLKELMIPSFSHTCGTLLDVELVTRLVKRFVNLDEAAKSGAAMVKVAKLVDCYLAEAALDANLSLNEFGALAGALPSHSRATDDGLYRAIDTYLKAHPGVSKQDRKILCRLIDSRKLSPEASLHAAQNDRLPVRAVIQVLFSEQSKLHRNIDWSGSFSGSARSPNPFLDQPARCFSKREMSAMQMEIRNLKEDVLRLQNQCNSMQVQAERKDKKKGLFKWTRNFGILTSFRGNVGVVKINEGGDGEVGYGKQTPMDMKTMLVRARATPKWRKSVS, from the exons atgatgaagaaccCAGACTTGGAAGAATCTATCAGTTTCCCGGGAAAACCCTCCCAATTCGCCGCCGAATGCTGGTTCGATGATGCATGCATACTCGACATGGACTACTTCGTCAAAACACTAGCCGGAATTAAAGCCAAAGGTGTACGTCCTGACCTCATCGGTTCCATAATCACCCACTACGCATCCAAATGGCTCCCTGACCTCTCCGGCGACAGCAACATTTCCGACCAGAAGAACCTAACCAACTTCTCATCCTCTCCTGAAAGCATCACCGGCTTGTGGATGAGAAAACGCTTCTTCGTTGAAACCCTAGTGGGAGTCCTCCCTCCCGAGAAGGACTCCATCCCATGCAACTTCCTCCTCCGCTTGCTCCGCACCGCCAACATGGTGGCTGTGGAGCCCGCGTACCGGGCGGAGCTGGAGAAGAGGATATCATGGCAGCTGGACCAAGCCTCGCTGAAAGAGCTCATGATACCGTCCTTTAGTCACACATGCGGGACTTTGTTGGATGTTGAGCTTGTGACTAGGTTAGTTAAGAGGTTTGTGAACTTGGATGAGGCGGCTAAGAGCGGAGCCGCCATGGTGAAGGTGGCGAAGCTCGTGGATTGTTATCTCGCCGAGGCCGCCCTGGATGCGAATTTGAGCTTGAATGAGTTTGGAGCGCTTGCTGGGGCTCTGCCTAGCCATTCCCGTGCCACTGACGATGGCTTGTACCGAGCAATTGATACATATCTCAAA GCACATCCTGGAGTCTCCAAGCAAGATCGAAAGATTCTTTGTAGACTAATCGACAGTCGAAAACTCTCCCCAGAGGCATCTCTCCATGCAGCACAAAACGATCGCCTGCCTGTCCGAGCAGTAATCCAAGTCCTCTTTTCAGAGCAAAGCAAGCTTCACAGGAACATTGACTGGAGTGGCTCATTCAGCGGTAGCGCCAGAAGCCCGAACCCCTTTCTTGACCAGCCAGCGCGGTGCTTTTCGAAGCGTGAAATGAGTGCAATGCAGATGGAGATAAGGAACTTGAAGGAAGATGTGCTTAGGCTTCAAAACCAGTGCAACTCCATGCAAGTACAGGCAGAGAGGAAAGACAAAAAGAAAGGGTTATTTAAGTGGACTAGGAATTTCGGGATTTTGACTTCTTTTAGGGGTAATGTGGGCGTCGTGAAGATTAATGAGGGTGGAGATGGGGAGGTTGGGTATGGGAAACAAACGCCAATGGATATGAAGACCATGCTTGTTAGAGCTAGGGCTACTCCAAAGTGGAGGAAATCTGTATCTTGA